In Sphingobacterium thalpophilum, a genomic segment contains:
- a CDS encoding cysteine peptidase family C39 domain-containing protein — protein MKLFFKRFPSEIQMDKMDCGPTCLRLIAKYYGRFYPINFLRELCGTTKEGISIINLIHAAEKIGLKSRGVKCTLAQLQHDVPLPVVVHWKDSHFLIVYKVDRKYFYVSDPSAGLVKHPIKTFVKNWYKSTTKKGVVIGFEPDGNFFDLHQEENFRRKKSFNTIFQYFKPYRLSIINLFIVMLFVTGLQAIIPFIARSIIDIGISTQDMNFVNIMLFANITILLATTLSNAVRDWIVLHLTSRINISLISDYLVKLMKLPIGFFENKMIGDILQRAQDHQRIKDFIMRDGFCVMSSFSILKYFSSEISNS, from the coding sequence ATGAAGTTGTTTTTTAAGCGTTTTCCATCTGAAATTCAGATGGATAAGATGGATTGTGGACCAACCTGCCTCAGGTTGATCGCAAAGTATTATGGACGGTTTTATCCGATCAATTTTTTAAGAGAACTATGCGGCACAACAAAAGAGGGGATCTCTATTATTAACCTGATCCATGCTGCTGAAAAAATAGGACTAAAGAGCAGGGGCGTTAAGTGTACCCTCGCACAGCTGCAGCACGATGTTCCACTCCCTGTTGTTGTTCACTGGAAAGATTCTCATTTTTTGATCGTATATAAAGTAGATAGAAAGTATTTTTACGTTTCTGACCCCAGTGCCGGACTAGTGAAACACCCCATAAAAACGTTTGTTAAAAACTGGTATAAATCGACAACAAAGAAAGGGGTGGTGATCGGATTTGAACCTGACGGTAATTTTTTTGATCTTCACCAGGAAGAGAATTTCAGGCGGAAGAAGAGTTTTAATACTATATTCCAATATTTTAAGCCATACCGGCTGAGTATTATTAACCTTTTTATTGTGATGCTTTTTGTCACAGGGCTTCAGGCCATCATCCCTTTTATTGCGCGGTCAATAATTGACATAGGTATAAGCACCCAGGATATGAATTTTGTCAATATTATGCTCTTTGCAAATATTACCATACTTTTAGCCACGACACTTTCCAATGCAGTAAGGGACTGGATTGTTCTCCATCTCACGAGCCGCATCAATATTTCTTTGATTTCTGATTATCTGGTCAAGCTTATGAAACTTCCCATTGGCTTTTTTGAGAACAAAATGATAGGTGATATTCTTCAGCGGGCACAGGATCATCAGCGTATCAAGGACTTTATTATGAGAGATGGATTTTGCGTAATGTCTTCTTTCTCGATCTTAAAATATTTCAGTAGTGAAATATCAAATTCGTAA
- a CDS encoding zeta toxin family protein: MPDLYIITGSNGAGKSTLGAEYLPEHIKSNNIIFDGDLLYTKELSRIFPKIVPSAKYARKEALDYVVQQFEEQTKHALENRLDYVYEGHFTNDETWETPKLFKKSGYRIYLLFFGLENTELSQFRVTERVTDGGHYVDPQTLENNFFGNLEKLNDHFHFIDELTIVDTSDLKHTILLKLSDGKIEYSVEKDELPEWFTTYMPVIAALI, from the coding sequence ATGCCTGATCTTTACATAATAACGGGTTCTAACGGTGCCGGGAAATCTACATTAGGTGCAGAATATCTTCCAGAGCATATAAAGAGTAATAATATTATTTTCGATGGTGATTTACTCTATACGAAAGAACTATCTCGGATATTCCCAAAAATTGTTCCTTCAGCAAAATACGCTCGAAAAGAGGCTTTGGATTATGTAGTACAGCAATTTGAAGAACAGACAAAACATGCATTAGAAAACCGGTTAGATTACGTCTATGAAGGACATTTTACAAATGACGAAACTTGGGAAACGCCCAAGCTGTTCAAGAAGTCGGGTTATAGAATATATTTATTGTTTTTTGGTTTAGAAAATACCGAACTTTCTCAGTTCCGTGTAACGGAAAGAGTTACTGACGGTGGACATTATGTAGATCCTCAAACATTGGAAAATAATTTTTTTGGAAATCTTGAGAAGCTAAACGATCACTTTCACTTCATCGATGAATTAACTATTGTTGACACTTCAGATCTTAAACATACCATTTTATTGAAATTATCCGACGGTAAAATAGAGTATTCGGTGGAAAAAGATGAATTACCTGAATGGTTCACAACTTATATGCCTGTAATTGCTGCTTTGATCTAA
- a CDS encoding IspD/TarI family cytidylyltransferase has translation MHQNYIVILAGGLGERYGGIMSKQFQLINGMPVIIKTIDKFLQRFEPQRIRVVINPGHIAHWNKLKLDYPLIREITFIDGGEQRFHSVKNGLASIDSSDNDLIGIHDGVRPFVTLETIDGAYTTASQYGTAVPVFNAVNTIRIAKENQNNALNRQYVKIVQNPQVFRSKIIKTAYCQNYTPDMLDDGTIVEMAGYKIQLCQGNYENIKITHPQDLYIAEGLDRLLDSSSIETNGKIYGNSYTKIL, from the coding sequence ATGCACCAAAATTATATAGTGATACTTGCAGGAGGTCTTGGGGAAAGATACGGAGGCATTATGAGCAAGCAGTTTCAATTGATAAACGGTATGCCGGTGATCATTAAGACCATCGATAAATTCCTACAACGTTTTGAACCTCAAAGGATAAGAGTTGTCATCAACCCTGGTCACATTGCGCACTGGAACAAGCTTAAACTTGACTATCCGCTTATCCGTGAAATAACATTTATTGACGGTGGCGAACAAAGATTTCATTCGGTAAAAAATGGATTAGCATCTATTGACTCCAGTGACAACGACCTGATCGGAATACATGATGGCGTACGCCCTTTTGTTACCTTAGAAACCATCGATGGTGCTTACACCACCGCTTCTCAGTACGGTACCGCGGTGCCTGTCTTTAATGCGGTCAACACAATTCGGATAGCAAAAGAGAACCAGAATAACGCACTTAATAGGCAGTACGTCAAGATTGTCCAAAACCCGCAGGTATTCCGTTCCAAGATTATAAAAACCGCATACTGCCAAAACTATACGCCCGACATGCTTGATGATGGAACGATCGTCGAAATGGCGGGCTACAAAATACAGCTCTGCCAGGGCAATTACGAAAATATAAAAATAACACATCCCCAAGACCTTTACATCGCAGAAGGACTTGACAGATTGCTCGATAGCAGTTCAATTGAAACAAATGGAAAAATATACGGTAACTCCTACACTAAAATATTATAA
- a CDS encoding LicD family protein: MEKYTVTPTLKYYKNDYKKSAKEGSAQLALGEDYQGKYGTKIPDYEVNLFQVHHAIWKDFLENSSKDYCLIQEHGTVILKDLAEIKSVLREQNINFHVLFPFDLINSDTRLKMPIAFSRFGFYWGTSSYIISRKSIKELIENCSEIRWPLAEQLLELGITRKIKMIVADTDWTMFADRKAPSYLARKKSMIEYIESYSAWEKDEIKEVREILCYLSETAASLDVKIFLHAGTLLGSIRHSGKIMPWDDDIDLMVRKEDLTILIPAIRKDNIYNVTEWTWSKTGKTYYKIWKEGGYKTEGYEYTFPFVDIWWTEEIGNKIHTNDGYVFDKKSYFPLQPIEFENAKFYHPAVATDILDTMYKGWRNEIKIFSWSHKFKKHSVKQISVPINTDKKGRFTNYK; the protein is encoded by the coding sequence ATGGAAAAATATACGGTAACTCCTACACTAAAATATTATAAGAACGACTACAAAAAGTCGGCAAAAGAGGGATCGGCTCAACTAGCTCTGGGAGAAGATTATCAGGGCAAGTATGGAACGAAGATTCCTGATTACGAAGTCAATTTATTTCAGGTCCATCATGCGATCTGGAAAGACTTTTTGGAAAACTCCAGCAAAGACTATTGCCTAATCCAGGAACATGGGACAGTAATTTTAAAAGATCTAGCGGAAATAAAATCGGTATTACGGGAACAAAATATAAATTTCCATGTCCTATTCCCATTTGATCTCATTAACTCGGACACACGTCTTAAAATGCCTATCGCATTCAGCAGATTTGGGTTTTATTGGGGTACTTCGTCCTATATTATCTCCAGGAAGTCCATAAAGGAACTCATAGAGAACTGTTCGGAAATAAGATGGCCACTAGCAGAACAGCTCTTGGAACTGGGAATTACCCGTAAAATCAAGATGATTGTCGCTGATACGGACTGGACCATGTTCGCCGACCGCAAAGCCCCTTCTTATTTGGCAAGAAAAAAAAGTATGATCGAATACATTGAGTCGTACAGCGCATGGGAGAAGGACGAGATAAAAGAAGTACGGGAAATATTATGCTACCTTTCGGAAACTGCCGCATCACTGGATGTGAAGATATTTCTGCATGCTGGAACGCTGCTCGGGTCGATCAGGCATAGCGGAAAAATTATGCCCTGGGACGATGATATCGATCTCATGGTGAGAAAGGAAGATCTTACAATTTTGATCCCTGCTATACGAAAGGACAACATATATAATGTGACCGAATGGACATGGTCAAAAACAGGAAAAACATATTATAAAATCTGGAAAGAAGGCGGTTATAAAACAGAAGGCTATGAATACACTTTTCCCTTTGTGGACATCTGGTGGACTGAAGAAATCGGAAATAAAATCCATACCAATGACGGGTATGTTTTTGATAAGAAGAGCTACTTTCCATTGCAGCCTATCGAATTCGAAAATGCTAAATTCTATCATCCCGCCGTGGCAACAGATATACTGGACACAATGTATAAAGGCTGGAGAAATGAAATCAAGATATTTTCGTGGTCGCATAAATTTAAAAAGCACAGCGTCAAACAGATCAGCGTTCCCATCAACACAGACAAGAAAGGAAGATTTACAAATTATAAATGA